The following proteins are co-located in the Silene latifolia isolate original U9 population unplaced genomic scaffold, ASM4854445v1 scaffold_713, whole genome shotgun sequence genome:
- the LOC141640122 gene encoding uncharacterized protein LOC141640122, translated as MASVSATLVTPEKSYKEATDGSVTPKVGIGQTGVGLFGLLETKISSNKTHSVSATMLDGWSVTSNASYHKRGRVWLLWKAYLYDVHVLKYDAQFVHALVTERCSLAQFYITMVYAFNDGSERRDLWMKLELLHSAIAGPWVVAGDFNTVINPLERLGGNTKQSDMDEFIDRIANCGLTDIHTTGAFYTWTNKQEAQTRVYSRLDRFLINQDWVQQFLNMAAHFHPSGYFDHCPCVVSDNQLAVIRKANFKYFNMKLKALKGRLKELNKECYSDVENSVILAEKEEEITALKSFKELNDVRQSYLRQKAKTQWLEDGDANSAYFHGAIM; from the exons ATGGCCAGTGTTAGTGCTACTTTAGTTACTCCTGAGAAATCATACAAAGAAGCTACAGATGGTTCAGTCACACCAAAGGTGGGTATTGGACAAACAG GAGTTGGCCTGTTTGGGCTACTTGAAACCAAAATTAGTTCAAATAAAACTCATAGTGTGTCTGCAACTATGCTTGATGGATGGAGTGTTACTTCTAATGCTTCTTATCACAAAAGAGGTAGGGTATGGCTTCTGTGGAAAGCTTATTTATATGATGTACATGTCCTAAAGTATGATGCTCAGTTTGTGCATGCTCTAGTCACTGAGAGGTGCTCACTGGCTCAATTTTACATCACTATGGTATATGCCTTTAATGATGGCTCTGAGAGGAGGGATTTgtggatgaaattggagttgcttCATAGTGCTATTGCTGGACCTTGGGTGGTTGCTGGTGACTTTAACACTGTCATTAACCCTTTAGAAAGGCTTGGGGGTAATACCAAACAAAGTGATATGGATGAATTTATTGACCGCATTGCTAATTGTGGACTGACTGACATCCATACTACTGGTGCTTTTTATACCTGGACCAATAAGCAGGAAGCTCAAACAAGGGTATACAGTAGACTGGACAGGTTCTTGATTAACCAGGACTGGGTTCAACAATTTCTAAATATGGCTGCCCACTTTCATCCTTCTGGTTATTTTGATCATTGTCCATGTGTAGTGAGTGATAATCAGCTGGCTGTGATTAGGAAAGCAAATTtcaaatattttaacat GAAACTAAAAGCTTTAAAGGGGAGACTTAaggaactgaataaggagtgctaCTCTGATGTAGAGAACTCTGTCATTCTTGCTGAAAAGGAA GAGGAGATTACAGCTCTGAAGTCTTTTAAGGAACTCAATGATGTAAGACAAAGTTATCTCAGACAGAAAGCTAAGACTCAATGGTTGGAGGATGGAGATGCTAACTCTGCCTATTTTCATGGGGCCATTATGTAA